The DNA sequence CGGAGCCCGGCGCGGTTCCTAGCCCGGGACGGAGCCAGCCACCTGGCGCGTGGTGACGTTGATGCGGTTCCACACGTTGATGGTGGCGATGGCCAGGACGATGCCCGACAGCGCGGTCGCGTCGAAGTGGCGAGCGGCCTCGTCCCAGACCTCGTCGGACACCGGATCCGCTCGGTCGCTCAGGCGGGTGGCGGCCTCCGTGAGGGCCAGCGCGGCGCGCTCGGCGTCGGTGAAGTAGGGGGCCTCGCGCCACGCGGCCACCGTGAAGATGCGCTCGTCGGTCTCGCCCTCCTTCTTGAGGAAGCGAGCGTGCATCTCCACGCAGAGGCTGCAGCCGTTGATCTGACTGGCTCGCAGTGAAAGCAACTCGCTCAACCGGCGTGAGATGCCGGCCTTCTCGACGGTGGCCGACAGGGACAGCAGCGCCTTCATGGCCTCGGGGTGCATGAAAACAGGGTTCTTCATTCGCGCGTTCATCGGTGTTTCCTCCAGGGTTCCAGTGGCTTCGGGTGTATGACGCGCGGGAAAAAAGGAGTGTGACCGGTGACTGCACATCTGGCCCTGGCGACGCGTTTCGAGGAGCAGCGAGGACACCTTCGGTCCGTGGCGTTCCGCATGCTTGGCGGGATGAGCGAGGCGGACGACGCCGTCCAGGAAGCCTGGCTCCACGCGAGCCGCGCGGACACCCAGGACGTGCAGAACCTGCGGGGCTGGCTGACGACGGTGGTCGCGCGCGTGTGCCTGGACCAGCTCCGTGTTCGCAAGTCGAGGCCGGAGGACCCGGTGGGCGCGCAGGTGCCGGTGACCGTCGCGGGCGCGTCCAACCGCGCCGGCCCCGAGGAAGAGGCGCTGCAGGCGGACGCCGTGGGGCTCGCACTGCTGGTGGTCCTGGAGACGCTGGAGCCCGCCGAGCGCGTGGCCTTCGTGCTCCACGACATGTTCGATGTCTCCTTCGATGACATCGCCACCATTGTCGGGCGCTCGGTGGTGGCCACGCGCCAGCTCGCGAGCCGCGCGCGGCGGCGGGTGAAGGGGGCGGAGGAGATTTCCGCGGAGGACCTCGCGAGTCAGCGAAGCGTGGTGGACGCGTTCCTGGCCGCACTGCGAGCCAACGACCTCGATGGCGTGCTCGCCGTGTTGGATCCCGAGGTCGTCGTGTGCGCGGACCGTGTGTCGTTGCCGCCAGGGGCGGCGCCGGAGCTGCGCGGGGCGCGTGCCGCCGCGATGCAGTCCATTGCCCTGTCGCGTGGCGCGAAGGCCGCGCGGGTGGCGCTGATCGAGGGCGCCGTGGGCCTCGTGGTGGCGCCGCTCGGCCGGCTGTACCGGATCCTGCGCTTCACGCAGGCGGGCGGACGCATCACGCGCATCGATGTCATCGGAGAGGTCGCGGACCTGCACGCGCTCACCGTGTCGACGCTGGACGCCTGAGCCCTCAGCTCAGCTTGATGTGGGCCGAAGGAAGGACTGGGCGTTTCGAGCGCACCAGTCCGCGAAGGCGCGCGGCTTGCGGCCGAGCAGTTGCTCCACCGTGTCCGTGCGGACGCCGACGCGGTCCGCGCGCATGCGGGTGAAGGTGTCGAGGATGGCCTCGGCCAGTGCCGGCGGCGCGCCCTGGGGGAAGCGGGACCTCACGGCGTCCTCGGGGGAGGCCGCCTCGCGCACCTCGAGGTCGCGGCCAATCGCCCGCGCGAGGATGCGAACCTGCTCGGCGACGGTGAGCACCTCGTCGCCGGTGAGGACGTAAGCCTTGCCCTGATGTCCGTCCTCGGTCAGCACGCGCGCGGCGACGGCCGCGATGTCCGCGGGGTCAATCAACGCATAGCGACCCGGGCCAATCGGATCGAACACGAAGCCCGCCTCGCGGATGGACGGCGCCCACTCGAAGGCGTTGGTCATGAAGCCCCCCGGCCGAAGAATGGTGGCGGGCAGCCCCGAGTCGCGCACGAGCTGCTCGCGCGCATGGTGCCAGCGCCCCATGGCGGGCACCGGGTCTCCGAGGACGTTGATAGAGGACATGAACACCACGCGCCGCACGCCCGAAGACTTCGCTGCGTGCAGCGCGTTCGCGGCCAACTCGACGCCGATTCCCTGCGTGAGCAGGAAGAGCGTGTCGACGCCGTCGAAGGCGGGCGGCAGGCTCTCGGGGACGCTCAGGTCCCCAACGACGCGCTCGGCACGCTCGGGCAGCCCCTTCGCGCGGGCAGGGTCCCTCACCAAGAGTCGCTGCCGCGCGCCGCGCGCCTCGAGTTCCCGCACCAACTCCCGGCCGACATTCCCCGTGGCCCCAGTCACCAGAATCATTGAGGATGCTCCCGTTCGTTAGCTGGCTAGCGAGGTGGAACGGTAGCCGGCTATCGACAGGTCGTCAATCGACGTGCCTGCGGTACGCTCGCGGCGGTTCCTCACCGTGAGTCGCGATGTCCGAGTTCCTCGACCTGCACAGCAAGACGACGAAGGCGCTCCGGGCCGTGGCCGAGGTGGCCATGCGGCGCCACGGTCTGCACCTGGGGCAGAACCTGTTGCTCGCGATGCTGTGGGAGAAAGATGGCCGGACGCCGGGGGAGGTGGCCACCGCGCTGCACGTCGCGACGCCCACGGTGGTGAAGATGGCCACCCGCATGGCGGCCGCGGGATTGCTCACGCGGCGCCCGGATGCGAGGGATCAGCGCCTCGTCCGCCTGTGGCTCACCGAGGCGGGACGTGAGCTGAAGGAGCCCGTCGAGGCCGAGCGGCAGCGCATGGAGGCCCTCGTCACCCAGGGCCTCACCGCGACCGAGCGAAAGCACTTGTTGAGCGCGCTCGCGAAGATTCACCGGTCCGCGAGTGCCTTGCTGGAGTCGGCCCCCGTCGCCTCGGACGACGACGAGGACTCCTGACGCGCGGCCTCGTTCGCGAGGCCTCAGGCGCTGCGCGGCGGTCGGCCAGACCCGGTGCTTGCGTTCGCGGGCGCTATCGACTGGAACTTCGCGCCCGGCTTGCACCCCGTGGGCACCAGGGACTTGGGCATGAGGAGCAGGTAGCGGACCTCGCCGGGCACCGTGCCCCGGCGCAGGGTGCGCTCGGGCTCTTGCGCGAAGCTCTCCGGGGCGATGCGCTCCGCCAGGTCGAACCCGCGGGTGCGGCAGAAGCGGAGGTGGTCCACATTCACCTGTCGATGCAGCGCCTGGGCACCCGGCGCGTCGAGCAGGAGCTGGAGTCCGAGCAGGGGCACGGAGACGCGGAAGGTAGAGAGATACGCCGCCCCCAGGCGGGTGGCGCGCAGCCTCACGGCACACAGTCCCTTGGGCAGCGCGTCGAGGAAGAACGCCTTCCGCCAGTCCTCCGAGCCGCCCACCTCGCTCAGCCGGGCCTGCAGCTTGGCCCGCGCGGCCGGCTTGCCCGTGTCGAGCACCACCGCGATGGCGCGCGCCAGCGCGGCGCAGTCCGTGGCTTCCACGCCCGCCGCGGTGGCGAGCGTCTTGCGGCGCTTCGGGGGGAGCCACTCGAGGTACTGGGTGCGCAGCTCCTCCTCGCTCAGGGTCTCCACGGCTTCGATCTCCACCGAGAACGAGGGCTCGCTGCGCAGCGGCTGGTCATCCACCCACTTGCGGACGGCCTTGGCCTCCTTGGAATCAAGGAACCAGTACGACGCGAACCGAGCCTCGACCGCCTTCCGGGTGTACTCGGTCATGCTCCGGGCCACGGGGACCGCGGAGCCCTCCTCGCCCGCGGCGGCGGCCACCACGCGCGCCTCATCGAGACCCTGGCTCGCGCCCTGGAGGAGGAAGGCCATGGCCTGATCGTTGTGCACGTCCACAATCATCGCGCGTGATTTCGGCGCGAAGTTGTAGCTGGAGCTGCTCTGGAACCACGAACCCCGGATGATGCGGACCGCGCCGCTGTATCCGGAGTCGTCGGTGGCACGCCAGGAGAGCCCCCAGACCGCGAGATGCTTGTAGAAGTTCGCGCTGTGGGCGGGAACCTTGGGAGTGGATTTCTCGAACGGCGGCATCTGCTGCTCGACCGAGACGTTCTCCAGGTGCTGGAGCTTGGTCATCCACATTTCCAGGTCGCTCAACGCCTCCTGGTCCTCGTCGAGCTGCGGGAGTGGTGGGGGGGACTTGGACATGACCAGCCTCTTCCTGGCTCTCGGAGAAGTCCGAGAGGCGTCTGGGAAGACATCACAAGTGCGCACGCCGCACCAATCACCGCGCGCTTTGGCCGTATGCTGCCCGCCTCCTTCGCGCGTCGTCCCTCGTTCCTTCCGAGCCTCGCATGCCGCCTCCTTCCCTGACCCTCGCCTCCCTCGCCGAGTTCTCCACCCTGGAGCGTCTGCTGACGGAATCAGGACTGGAGGCGCTCGAGGCCGACCTGGACGCGCTGCTCGCGCGCGCCCTTCCGGACGACGACCCTTGGGTCAGCCCTCGTGCCGCGCGCGTCCTCCGTCGCGCCCTCTCGCTCGACGCCGACTTCCTCCGCGACCATCCGGAGGCGCTGTTCCAATGTCTCTACAATCGTCTGCGCTGGTTCGACGCCCCTGATGCCGCCGCGCACTTTGAGCCGGGCGCGGTGGGGCCATGGAGCGCTCCGGACGCACGGGTCTGGAAGCTCGCGGAGCACTGGCGACAGCAATGGGAGGCCCCGGGCGAAGCGAGGCCCTGGCTGGAGGCCCTGCGGCCCTTGCCTGGGCGACTGGAGGGGCATGACGTGGCCTTGCGTCACGAGGCCCACGTGCTGTGCCTCGCCTTCAATCCCTCCGGGACGATGTTGGCGACGGGCTCGTGGGAGGACACCCAGAACGTGCATGTCTGGGATGTCGCCACGGGCCAATGCCTGCGCACGCTGGCGGGGCACGGGGCCGAAGTGCGCAGCGTGGCCTGGAGCCCAGACGGAGCGCGGCTCGCGTCCGGCTCGCGTGACCACGACGCGCGCATCTGGGACGTGGAGACCGGCGCCCTGCTGCATTCCCTGCCGCGGCAGGAGGGGCAGGTGACGTCGGTTGCCTTCAGCCCGGATGGCCGATGGCTCGCCGTGGCGAACCTCGGGTGGCGCGTGCGATTGGTGGATGTGGCCACGGGCAAGGGGGTGCACACGCTTTCGGGGCATGAGCAATCCGTACTGACGGTGGCGTTCCATCCGTCCGGTCGTTGGCTGGCCTCGGGCGGTTCGGATGACACCGCGCGCATCTGGGACGTGACGAGTGGGGCGCAGGTGGCGCGCATCGCCCTGGGCACCACCGTGCGGGACGCGGCCTTCAGCCCGGGCGGGGAGTGGCTCGTGCTCACCACCGTGGAGGGCGTCACGCGGGTGGAGACGCAGGGGTGGACGCACGCGTCCCTGGGGCAGGGGCTCGGCCCGGCGTCCTCTGCCTCGTGGCTCGATGCGAAGCGCCTCGGCGTGCTCGTGCATGGTCGGCTCGATGAAGTCGATGCGATGAGTGGCGAGGTGCTGCGGACTCAAGCCATCCCCGTGCAAGGGCAAGAGCGTCATGTCGCGTTCCATCCCGACGGCGAGCGCTTCGCGTTGACCTCGGCCGACTTCAAAGTGGTCCTCAGTGATTGGAACTCGCGGTCCGCTCCCAGCCTCCTGGCCGAGCAGGAGCCGGTGCAGGAGCTGTCGGGGCGGGCCGGCGCGCCTTACGGCATCGCGCGGCTGCGCAGGTCCACGCATGTCATCGACTCGAGGGGGCAGGGCCGCAGCATCCCCCTGGATGCGCGGACCGCGTTCATGCTGCCTTGGCAGGTCAGCCCGGATGGACGCTATCTGGCGTGCCCGCTCACCACCGTGAGCAAGCCGCCCCCCTTCCGGCCCGGAGTGCGGCTCCTCGATGCGCGGACGCTGGAGCCCGCGCAGGTCCTCGCCGCGCCGCCCGTGGCCCGCGAAGACAGAGGCCCCGTCCTCGACTCGCTCCCCATGGCCTTCTCTCCGGACGGCAAGCTCCTCGTGGCCGCGGTCGAAGAGGAGCGAGCGCGAGTGTGGCGGGTGTCGGACGGCGCCCTGGTGCTCACGCTGCGTGGCCCGCCAGGGAACATCCAGCGCGTGGACTTCACGCCCGACGGCACCCGCGTGGTCGTGTTGCACGACGAGAGCGGGCACGTGTCGCTGCACGAGCTGCGGCACGGCACCACGCTCCTCGACACCGAGGCCGTGGTGGACCCGGATCCCGTGTACGCGATCGCGGCGCAAGCGCCCGCCTTCGCGGTGGGGCGGGAGTCAGGGGAGGTGGTCCTCCTCGACACCGCCACGGGCACCCAGCGGACCCTCGCCGTGGCGGACGAGGCACTCACGGGCCTGGCGTTGTCGCCCGATGGCACGCGCGGGGTGTTTGCTTGCGCGGATGCCTCCGTGCACGTCTTCGACGTCGCGACGGGCGCGCGGCTCCTCGCCTTGCCCCATCCCGATGTCGTCTTCGGGGTGGCCATCATCGACACGCGCGTCATCACCGTGTCCCAGGACCAGCACACGCGCTTCTTCGACCTGGCGACCGGAGCGCTGCTCTCCGAACTGCCGGGCCTCGCCACCCTCGAGGACGTGGTGGCCCAGCGCTACTGGGAGACGTTGGGCGATGAGCCCGTCGCGTTCCATCGGCCGGTGGACGCCGTGCCGCTCGTCCACTTCCCCGACGTGATGGCGGAGACGCTCCTCTTGCAGGATGGGCTGGTGCTGGCGCGAGGCCACACCCAGAAAGACTTCCTCTACGTGCTGCGGCTCCACGACCCGGCGATGGCGCGCGGGTGAGCTGGCTATGCCTGGGCGCGGCGGGCCGAAGCTCTCGTGGCGCTGTGCGGAATCCCCGCCCGCTCACGCAGTCGGCCGCCTACCCGGACGATGGCATCAATCACAGGCAACAGCTCTCGCCCCAGCTCGGACAGGGAGTACTCGACCGAGGGGGGCGAGGTAGGGAGCACCGAGCGCTCGATGACGCACTTGTCCTCGAGCGCGCGCAGGCGCGTGGTCAGCACCTTGGGCGAGATGCCCGGAACATCCTTGAGCAGCTCACCAAAGCGGCGCGGCCCGCCCGAGAGCTGCCAGATGACATTGGGGGTCCACATCCCACCGAGCAGGTCCATGCAGGCGCGCATGGGACAGCCCATCGGAGGGGGAGGGGCATTGCTCTTGCGCACCTTGAGGGCCAAGTCGACGCTCCGCGTAGTTACCAACTGGTGAGTGGATTCTCAGCCTTACCTTAGCATTGCTACTATCCCTTGGTAACTCGTGGCGTTAGGTTCCCGCGCGCTGTTTTTGATCAACCACGAGGAATCGCCATGAAGCTCTATTTCGCTCCGGGTGCCTGTTCGCTCTCTCCGCACATCGTCGCTCGGGAGGCGGGCATCCCGCTCCAGTTCGAGAAGGTCGATACGAGGACCAAGACCATCAAGACCGAGGGGGACTTCTGGAAGATCAACCCCAAGGGCTATGTCCCGGCGCTGGAGATCGAGCCCGGTCTGGTGCTCACCGAGGGACCGACCATTGTTCAGTACCTGGCGGACCAGAAGCCCCAGTCGGGCCTCGTCCCCGCCGCGGGCACGCTCGAGCGCTATCGCGTCCAGGAGATGCTGGGCTACATCAACTCCGAGCTGCACAAGACGTACACCCCGCTGTTCTATCCGAACACGCCCGAGGCCCTGCGTGAGGAGCGCAAGGAGTATCTGCGCAAGCGCTACGCGCTCATCGAGGAACAGCTCGCGGGCAAGAACTTCCTGTTCGGTGACACGTTCACCATCGCGGACGCCTATCTCTTCACCGTGACGAACTGGGCGGGCTACGTGAAGCTGAGCCTGGAGGGCTTCCCCAACCTGCAGGCGTTCCAGGCGCGCGTCGCGGCGCGTCCCGCCGTGCGCGAGGCCCTGAAGGCCGAGGGGCTGGCGTAGTCCTTCGCCGTCCGTGGATGGGGGCCGCGTGTGGAGCGCGGTCCCCGTCAGCGCCGCCCGAAGAAGGCGGCTTGCAGGAAGCGCATCCCGGCGAAGATCTGCTCGACCCGCTGCTCGGAGAGCGAGCCGATGTACGCCCCGAGGTGTGCCTTGTCGATGGCGGAGACCTGCGACACCACCACCACGCTGGGCTTGGGCAGGTTGCCCTCTCCGGGGTCGAGCAGGACGTTGCCGGGCTCGCTGGCGCGCTTGAGATTGGACGTCAGCGCGCAGACGACCACGCTGTGGATGCGCGAGCGATTGAGCACGTCGTCCTGAATCACCACGTGCGGATGCGGGATGCCGGGGATGGACCCGCGCGTCTCGTCGGATTCGACCCAGAAGACATCGCCGCGAAAGATGTCTCCGGGAACTCGCTCGGCTGACAGGGTGGGCTCCTCACGTCCGTTCCGCCGCATCAGAGCGGAGCCCCTGGAGGGGAGCAACCCACGATTGCGTCAGCGCGGCGCTCCCAGGGTTCGGAGGAAGAAGAGGCCCACGTCGTCGGCGTAGTAGCGGTCCGCGGGAGGCATGGGCGAGTGCGGCTGGCCCGGCATGATGAGCAGGTCGAAGTGCTTGCCTGCTCGAATCAGTGCGTCCGCCATGCGCATCGTCGTGGAGAGCGAGGCGTTCACATCGCTCGTCCCGTGCATGAGCTTGAGCGCTCCCTGAAGCCTTCCCGCCAGCGCGACGTTGGAGCCGGCCGCGTAGCCCTCCGGGTTGGCGCTCGGCAGGTTCATGTACGGCTCGTTGATGATGGCCTCTTCCTCCATGGCGCCCGGGGCGCCCGCGTAGCCCGCCTTGAAGAACTCCGGCGCCGTCAGCATGCCGCGCAGCGCGAAGTAGCCGCCCCACGAGTGGCCGTAGATGCCCGCGCGCTCCAAATCCATCCAGGGGCGCGATGCGGCGAGCTGCTTCAGCCCCGCGACGTAGTCCGGAATCTCCGTCTGGCCCACGCGGCCGTAGTTCGCGTCCTGGAAGGCCTTGTCTCGCCCCGTGCCTCCGCGTGGATCCACCATCACCACGACGAAGCCCAACTGGGCGAGCCCCGCGCACGACATGGACATGGAGTTGCCCACGTACGTCCAGGGCAGCGAGAACAGGAAGGGGCCGCCGTAGATGTACGCGAGCACCGGATAGTGGCGCGAAGGGTCGAAGTCGCGCGGCTTGTAGATGACGCCGTGGAGTGGGGTGTGGCCATCGGCGGCCTGCACGATGACTCCCTCCGGCGGGCGATATCCCAGGGACTCCACATCGCTCGCGTCCGTCGTCGTGAGCCGCGCGCGGACGCGCCCATCCGTGGTGGAGGCCAGCTCGCGCACGCGCGGCATCGTTCGAGTGGACCACGCGTCCAGGTAGAACTTGCGCGAGGGGGACAGCCAGACGAAGTGCGTGCCCTCGCCCGAGGACAGCCGCTTCAACGCGCCGCCCTTCAGGCTGCCCCGGTAGAGCAGCTGCTCATACGAAGGGCCCGTGGGCGAAGGGGCCAGCAGATAGACCGCGTCGGTCTCCGGATCCACGCCCACCACCTCATGGACAGGGAATGCGCCGCGCGTCACCTGTCGGATGCGCCGGCCGTCGCTGTCGTGCAGGTAGACGTGTCGCCAGCCATCCTGCTCGGAGATCCACAGGAAGCCCTTGCCTCCGGGCAGGGGCGTCACGCGCTTCGCCCATCCGCCCACGGCGAGGTCCAGGCCCGCGACGAAGGTCTCCGGACGCTCCTCGCGAACGAGCAGGCGACGCTTGCCCGACACGGGGTTCACCGCCGTGAGGTCCAGCCGCTTTCCATCGCGCGACAGGTGAAGGAACAGCGCCTCGTTCCGGTCGGGCCACCAGCCCGCGAACCAGTCGTAGGTCTCGCCCTCGACGGGCGGGATGCGGAGGACCTGGCCCGAGCGGGCCTCCACGACGTACAGCTCTGCCTTGAGCAGCGGCGTGCCCACCTTCGAGTAAGGCACCCAGGTGACCTTCTCCACCGCCGAGGCGTAGTCCACCACCGGGAGCTTGTGGACCGCGCGCTGGTCCTCGCGCCACACCACCAGGAAGCGCCCGTCCGGCGACCACGGTGCGTCCGGGATGTGCCAGTCGAGGAACTCCTCGCCCGCGTGCTCCACCACGGCGCCCCCGGCCGCGTCGACCACCGCGAAGCCATTGCCGCGCTGGAGGGCCGCCGCGCCGCCTTGGGGCGCGAGGAAGTGCTCGCGTGACAGCGGCCACGCACGCCGGTCCTCGGGGGCGAGCGGCTTCACCTGCCCGTCGACGAGGCCCATCACGAAGCGCTGTTCGCCCAGCGCGAAGACGATGCCCTGCTCATCGGGCGTGAGCGCCACCTCGCGGAAGCGAAGCTCCGGGACGGGCTTGCCCAGCAGTCCGCCGAGCTGCGCGCGCAGAGACTCCGCGGACACGAGGGGTTCGACCCTGCCCGTCTTCGCGGACGCCAGCGCCCAGGTGCCACCCGTCTTGCCCTCCCGCGCCCAGAACACGACGCGGTCGCCGTCTCGGAGCCAGCGCGGCGTCACGAGGCTGTCGTGCAGCGTCATGGGGAACCGGCTCACCGCGAATGCGGTGTCCAGGCGCTCCTGGACGTGTGCGTCGGGCACGGCCGCGGAGGGCGCGGTGGTTCCCAACAGCAGGAGCAGGAGCGAGACGGAAAGGGGGGGCATGCGGTGAAGCTAGGAAGTCGAATCCAGAACCTCCAATATATTCTTCACCGCTCATCCAGACGGAGAACGTCTCAATATGGAGTTTCGCCAGCTTCAGCTCTTCGTCGCCGTGGCGGAGGAGCTGCACTTCGGACGGGCCGCCGCGCGCGTAGGCATGGCGCAGCCGCCCTTCAGCCAACAGATTCGCCGCTTGGAGGCCGAGCTGGGCGTCACGCTGCTGGCGCGCACGAGCCGCCGCGTGGCGCTCACTCCCGCGGGCAGCCGCTTGCTCGATGAGGCGCGCACGTTGCTGGCGCGCCGCGCGGACGTGGTGGCCACCGTCCGCCGCGCCGCCCAGGGCGAGACAGGCACCTTGCGCGTGGGGTTCGCCGCGTCCTCCGCCTTCGGCATCCTGCCGGACATCGTGTCCCGCTTCCGGCGCCGCTTCCCGGAGGTGAAGCTGGAATTGGACGACCGCGAGAGCCTGGACGTGGGCATCGCGCTCGTCACGGGAGAGCTGGACGTGGCCATTGTCCGGACGCCGTTCCGCCACGAAGGCATCACGGTGGAGCGATTGCTCAAGGAGCCGTTCTCGCTCGCGCTTCCCTCGAGCCATCCGCGCGCGGGTCAGCAGTCCGTCACGCTCGCCTCGCTGGCCAATGAGCCCTTCGTGCTCTTTCCTCGCCACGCGGCCCCGGGGCTGCACGACACGGTGACGAGCATGTGCCTGGCCGCGGGCTTCTCACCGCGCATCGTCCAGGAGGCCAGCTCGTGGCCCTCGGTCATCGGCATGGTGGAGGCGGGGCTGGGGCTCACGCTCGCGCCCGTGTCCGCCGAGGCCCTGCGGCCCCGGGGCGTGGTGTTCCGGCGACTGCGTGGCGCCACGGGGTTCGCGGAACTCTCCGTGGCCTTCATGGGCACCCGGCCCACGCCCGCCGTGGTGAACTTCCGCGCCCTGGCCCACGAGTCCATCAGCCGACGCCCCCATCAAACCTGACAAACAGTTGACCCTGCCGCGAGGCAGTCTCCGGTTCATGAACAAGCCGGCGGAAGTGGTGGAGACGTACTTCGAGGCGTGGAGGACGCAAGACGAGGTGCTGTTGCGAGGGACCCTCGCGCCCGAGGTGAACTTCGTGGGGGTATTGGGGACCGCGGACGGCGCGGACGCCTGCGTGAAGGGGCTCGTGCACGGCATGTGGAAGCTGTCGCCCCGTGTGTCGGTGCTGCATCGCTTCGTGGATGGCGCCGAAGTGCTGACCTGGTTCGAAATCCATCCGGGTGGCGGGGCGCCGGTGCAGGTGGCGAACTGGAGCCACGTGGAGAATGGCCGCATCACCCGCATTCGCGTCACCTTCGACCCGCGCTCGATTCTGGAGAAGCGCTGAGGGTTGCGCTACGCGGGAGGCTCCACCGGTCCCCGTCCGGTGGCCGTCCCGAGGAGGCAGCGCATGCGCATCACGGTGTCGAGTGTGATGGTGGATGACCAGGCCAAGGCCCTGAAGTTCTACACGGAGAAGCTGGGCTTCGTGCTGAAGGTGGACGTCCCCACGGGGGAGCACCGGTGGTTGACCGTGGTGTCGCCGGACGCGCGCGAGGGCACCCAGCTCCTCTTGGAGCCCATGGGCTTCGCGCCCGCGCGCGTCTATCAGAAGGCGCTGTTCGACGCGGGCATCCCGCTCACGCAGTTCGGCGTGGATG is a window from the Myxococcaceae bacterium JPH2 genome containing:
- a CDS encoding carboxymuconolactone decarboxylase family protein; translation: MNARMKNPVFMHPEAMKALLSLSATVEKAGISRRLSELLSLRASQINGCSLCVEMHARFLKKEGETDERIFTVAAWREAPYFTDAERAALALTEAATRLSDRADPVSDEVWDEAARHFDATALSGIVLAIATINVWNRINVTTRQVAGSVPG
- a CDS encoding sigma-70 family RNA polymerase sigma factor produces the protein MTAHLALATRFEEQRGHLRSVAFRMLGGMSEADDAVQEAWLHASRADTQDVQNLRGWLTTVVARVCLDQLRVRKSRPEDPVGAQVPVTVAGASNRAGPEEEALQADAVGLALLVVLETLEPAERVAFVLHDMFDVSFDDIATIVGRSVVATRQLASRARRRVKGAEEISAEDLASQRSVVDAFLAALRANDLDGVLAVLDPEVVVCADRVSLPPGAAPELRGARAAAMQSIALSRGAKAARVALIEGAVGLVVAPLGRLYRILRFTQAGGRITRIDVIGEVADLHALTVSTLDA
- a CDS encoding SDR family oxidoreductase encodes the protein MILVTGATGNVGRELVRELEARGARQRLLVRDPARAKGLPERAERVVGDLSVPESLPPAFDGVDTLFLLTQGIGVELAANALHAAKSSGVRRVVFMSSINVLGDPVPAMGRWHHAREQLVRDSGLPATILRPGGFMTNAFEWAPSIREAGFVFDPIGPGRYALIDPADIAAVAARVLTEDGHQGKAYVLTGDEVLTVAEQVRILARAIGRDLEVREAASPEDAVRSRFPQGAPPALAEAILDTFTRMRADRVGVRTDTVEQLLGRKPRAFADWCARNAQSFLRPTSS
- a CDS encoding MarR family transcriptional regulator encodes the protein MSEFLDLHSKTTKALRAVAEVAMRRHGLHLGQNLLLAMLWEKDGRTPGEVATALHVATPTVVKMATRMAAAGLLTRRPDARDQRLVRLWLTEAGRELKEPVEAERQRMEALVTQGLTATERKHLLSALAKIHRSASALLESAPVASDDDEDS
- a CDS encoding WD40 repeat domain-containing protein yields the protein MPPPSLTLASLAEFSTLERLLTESGLEALEADLDALLARALPDDDPWVSPRAARVLRRALSLDADFLRDHPEALFQCLYNRLRWFDAPDAAAHFEPGAVGPWSAPDARVWKLAEHWRQQWEAPGEARPWLEALRPLPGRLEGHDVALRHEAHVLCLAFNPSGTMLATGSWEDTQNVHVWDVATGQCLRTLAGHGAEVRSVAWSPDGARLASGSRDHDARIWDVETGALLHSLPRQEGQVTSVAFSPDGRWLAVANLGWRVRLVDVATGKGVHTLSGHEQSVLTVAFHPSGRWLASGGSDDTARIWDVTSGAQVARIALGTTVRDAAFSPGGEWLVLTTVEGVTRVETQGWTHASLGQGLGPASSASWLDAKRLGVLVHGRLDEVDAMSGEVLRTQAIPVQGQERHVAFHPDGERFALTSADFKVVLSDWNSRSAPSLLAEQEPVQELSGRAGAPYGIARLRRSTHVIDSRGQGRSIPLDARTAFMLPWQVSPDGRYLACPLTTVSKPPPFRPGVRLLDARTLEPAQVLAAPPVAREDRGPVLDSLPMAFSPDGKLLVAAVEEERARVWRVSDGALVLTLRGPPGNIQRVDFTPDGTRVVVLHDESGHVSLHELRHGTTLLDTEAVVDPDPVYAIAAQAPAFAVGRESGEVVLLDTATGTQRTLAVADEALTGLALSPDGTRGVFACADASVHVFDVATGARLLALPHPDVVFGVAIIDTRVITVSQDQHTRFFDLATGALLSELPGLATLEDVVAQRYWETLGDEPVAFHRPVDAVPLVHFPDVMAETLLLQDGLVLARGHTQKDFLYVLRLHDPAMARG
- a CDS encoding helix-turn-helix transcriptional regulator → MDLLGGMWTPNVIWQLSGGPRRFGELLKDVPGISPKVLTTRLRALEDKCVIERSVLPTSPPSVEYSLSELGRELLPVIDAIVRVGGRLRERAGIPHSATRASARRAQA
- the gstA gene encoding glutathione transferase GstA; protein product: MKLYFAPGACSLSPHIVAREAGIPLQFEKVDTRTKTIKTEGDFWKINPKGYVPALEIEPGLVLTEGPTIVQYLADQKPQSGLVPAAGTLERYRVQEMLGYINSELHKTYTPLFYPNTPEALREERKEYLRKRYALIEEQLAGKNFLFGDTFTIADAYLFTVTNWAGYVKLSLEGFPNLQAFQARVAARPAVREALKAEGLA
- a CDS encoding type II toxin-antitoxin system PemK/MazF family toxin, producing MRRNGREEPTLSAERVPGDIFRGDVFWVESDETRGSIPGIPHPHVVIQDDVLNRSRIHSVVVCALTSNLKRASEPGNVLLDPGEGNLPKPSVVVVSQVSAIDKAHLGAYIGSLSEQRVEQIFAGMRFLQAAFFGRR
- a CDS encoding S9 family peptidase, with the protein product MPPLSVSLLLLLLGTTAPSAAVPDAHVQERLDTAFAVSRFPMTLHDSLVTPRWLRDGDRVVFWAREGKTGGTWALASAKTGRVEPLVSAESLRAQLGGLLGKPVPELRFREVALTPDEQGIVFALGEQRFVMGLVDGQVKPLAPEDRRAWPLSREHFLAPQGGAAALQRGNGFAVVDAAGGAVVEHAGEEFLDWHIPDAPWSPDGRFLVVWREDQRAVHKLPVVDYASAVEKVTWVPYSKVGTPLLKAELYVVEARSGQVLRIPPVEGETYDWFAGWWPDRNEALFLHLSRDGKRLDLTAVNPVSGKRRLLVREERPETFVAGLDLAVGGWAKRVTPLPGGKGFLWISEQDGWRHVYLHDSDGRRIRQVTRGAFPVHEVVGVDPETDAVYLLAPSPTGPSYEQLLYRGSLKGGALKRLSSGEGTHFVWLSPSRKFYLDAWSTRTMPRVRELASTTDGRVRARLTTTDASDVESLGYRPPEGVIVQAADGHTPLHGVIYKPRDFDPSRHYPVLAYIYGGPFLFSLPWTYVGNSMSMSCAGLAQLGFVVVMVDPRGGTGRDKAFQDANYGRVGQTEIPDYVAGLKQLAASRPWMDLERAGIYGHSWGGYFALRGMLTAPEFFKAGYAGAPGAMEEEAIINEPYMNLPSANPEGYAAGSNVALAGRLQGALKLMHGTSDVNASLSTTMRMADALIRAGKHFDLLIMPGQPHSPMPPADRYYADDVGLFFLRTLGAPR